One genomic region from Populus nigra chromosome 8, ddPopNigr1.1, whole genome shotgun sequence encodes:
- the LOC133701284 gene encoding uncharacterized protein LOC133701284, with translation MARASKEPCKKEACDIQACLSKNNFLPQKCLKVIENLQSCCVKCDYKSTHCASVSGLLKQMPK, from the exons atggcaCGAGCAAGCAAAGAGCCGTGCAAGAAAGAAGCTTGCGATATTCAAGCTTGTCTCTCCAAAAACAACTTCCTCCCTCAGAA GTGCCTTAAAGTGATAGAAAATCTGCAGTCTTGCTGTGTGAAATGCGATTACAAGTCAACACATTGTGCTTCGGTGTCTGGCCTTCTGAAGCAAATGCCCAAGTGA